DNA sequence from the Streptomyces canus genome:
CGCAGCGTGATCGGCGCGCGGACCTTCGCCTCCTCGACCGTCTCCCCGTCGACGCCGCCGCGTGCGGCCTCGCGGTTGACGACCTCGGAGACGTACGGGATGGAGGTGCGCAGGATCTGCACCGCGCCCCGCGCCACGTTCCCGGCGCGGCCGCCGCCCGTGCGGTAGCGGCGGGCGCGGACCGGGGAGCCCTTGGGCGCGACCGTGCCGTACTGGCGCAGGGTGCCGTCGGGTTCCCGCACGGCGGGACCGAACGCGATCTCGCCGGTCGTCGCGTCGAGGACGATGTGCCGGTCGTAGGGGCCGGAGCCCGCAAAGGTGGGGACCACCTGCCAGTCCACCCAGCCGTCGTGCTCGGCGCTCTGCAGCAGTACCGGTGGGTCGTCGCCGACGATGGGCGCGTGCTCCAGCCGCAGCCGCTGCCCCGGCAGCCCGGTGGACTCGCCGAGCGACTCGTCGTACACCGTCTCGGCGTGTACGGCGGGTGTGGTGCCGCCGATGGTGAAGGCCTCGGCGGCGCGGATGGTGGGCGAGGTGGTGTAGAAGGGCTGGCCGGGCAGGGGCTCGGTGACCCGGCAGCGCAACCAGCCCGCCTCCTGGCCCGCGTTGCGGGACAGGACGTGGCCCCCGGGGACGTGCAGGACCACCTCGCCGGGGCGGTTGAGACCGCCGGTGCCGTCCCGGTCGACCTCGCAGGGCTGCCAGCCGTCCGCGGTCCACGCCTCCCACACCAGCGGCGGTTGCCGCGGGTCAACGCCGACGCCGTCGACCCGGCTGTCCAGATCGAGTGCGACGGCGCAGTGCGGCACGGCGGCGCTCAGCCCCAGCAGCATGCAGTCACCGGAGTCCGGGGACTCGGAGAAGCACAGCAGGTGCTTGTCGTCCTCGGTCAGGTCGTGCGTCCTGTCCACCGCCGGCTCGCCCTTGTGCTGCACCAGCAGCTGGCGCAACTCACACGGTACGACGCTCAGTTCGCGCTCGGTGGCGAAGACGACCGCGTCCTCGCTCTCGGTGCGCACGGTCGCCACCTCCGTGCCCACCGGCACGGCGATCGCCTCCTCCTGCGGTGCCGACAACCAGAACGTCACGTCCGTGCGGGCGGCGGAGGGCGGGAAGAGGGTGATGCCGACCAGGTCCAGGAACGCCAGGTGGTTCTTCTCCGGGACCCGGTTGAGCCGGTAGACGAGCTGGTCGGCCATGTGGGCGACCGTCTCGATGAGGGTGACGCCGGGGTCGGAGACGTTGTGGTCGGTCCACTCCGGGGCGCGCTGCTGGATGTAGCGCTTGGCGTCGTCGACGAACTGCTGGAAGCGGCGGTCGTCGAGGTTGGGGGAGGGCAGGGCCATCAGTGGTCGCTTTCAGGAGCCGAACCGGCCGTGCCGCCGGTGCCGGGGCTGTCCGGCTCGTCGTGGGACGGAATGACGTAGAAGGGGAAGACGAGGCTGCGCGGGTTGTTGGTGCCGCGGATCGAGTAACGGACGTCGATGAACAGCACGCTCTGGTCGGGGCCGGCCGTCACCTCGACCTCCTCGACTGCGATCCGCGGTTCCCAGCGGTCCAGGCTGACGAGCACCTCGTGCTGGATGCGTCCCGCCGTCTGCTCGTTGACGGGGGCGAACACCAGGTCGTGGATCGCGCAGCCGAAGTCGGGCCGCATCGGCCGTTCACCCGGCGCGGTGGCGAGGACGAGCCGGATGGCCTCCTCCACCTCCTGCTCGCCGCTGACGAGGGCGATTCCGCCGGTGGGCCCGATGCGCATGGGAAATGCCCAGCCGGAGCCGACGAACTGTTCGGCCATCAGGGGCCACCTGCTTTCCTTCTTCCGGTGCTCCGGTCATGTGCTCCGGTCATGCCGGGAGGGGGTACTTGATGGTGTTGACGAACACGGCACCGAAGAGATCGACCTTGACGGCCTTGATGTTCACGTTTGCCACGGAGTTGACCGACACCATGCCGGTGGCGTTGATCGACGTGATGCCGCTCGACGACAGGTTCATGGCGCCGCCCATCGCGTTGACCTCAACCGCGCCGCCCAGCGACGAGAGGGTCACCAGGCCCTTGCCCTTCAGGGTCAGCGGGCCGCCGCTCTCGATCATCACGGACTGGCGGCCGCGCAGCCGGAGGCTGGTTCCCGCCTCGACCGACACCGAACGGCTGCCGGTGATGCTGACGCTGCCCTTGCTGTCCACGGTGATCTCGGTCTGGGTGCGGTCGAGGTTGATGACCAGCTTGTCGTTCCCGCTGGCGATCCTGACGCCCTGTTTGCGCCGGCCGGTCTGCTGGCTGAGCAGGTCGACGCGGTTGCCCTGGCGGTCGGACAGGGTGTGCCGTACGGCCTTCTTCTTCAGGCCGTCGTGCAGGGGGACGTCGGAGACCTTGGTGGGCACGTCCCGCCCGTTGTAGAGGCCGCCGATGACGAACGGGTGGTCCAGCGCGCCCCGGTCGAAGGCGACGAGCACCTCGTCGCCGACGTCCATGGGGAAGACCCCGCCGCCGTCCTTGCCGCCCATCTGCACGGTGCGCGCCCAGTCGCTGACGTAGGCGTCGTCCAGCCACGGGAACTGCAGCTTGACCCGGCCCTGCTTGAGCGGGTCCTGCACGTCGGTGACGATGGCGTTGGCGACGCTGGGCAGCCGGGCGGCGCTCGCCGGGTCCGCACCGCCGCTGCCGCCCGAGGCGAGCCCGTACAGGGAACGCCACTGGCGGCCGCTGACCGTGATCCAGGACTCGTAGTGCTTGCCGTCGCCGAAGACGTGACGCACCGAGGTGACGGTGTACTTGCCCTCGAAGGGCTTGCCGACGTCGGCGAGAGCCACGGGTACGCCGGGCCTGAGGTCGGGGTTGCCGTAGACGGCGACCTCCAACTCGGCGAAGGAGGAGGTGATGTCGGCGGCCAGGGCCTTCGCGGCGTGCCGGACCTCGTCCTGCTTGTCGTAGGGGTTGGCGGTCTCGACGAGCTTGGCGGCCTTGAACTTGCCGGCCGCCTCGCCGGGCGTCGAGCCGATGCTGATGCCCGGGTCGGTGGTGGCGGGCGCGAGCTCGGTGATCTTCTTCTTCGTGGTGACGTTCCAGCCGCGCGACTCGACCTTGCCGACCTGGTCGGCGGCGGTCACGGCGGCCCGCAGCCGGAGGATGTCGTGGCCGGCCTGGAGTACGAAGGTGCTCTTGTCACCGTCCGTCTTCGGGGAGGGCGCGCCCGCCGACGGCTTCGGCGTGACGAACTGGAACTTCCCCTTGGCGTCCAGGGACATGACCATGTTGTTCTCGTCGGCGAGCCGGGACAGGAAGTCCCAGTCGGTGACGTTGGACTGGCTGATGAACGCGTAGGTGCCCTTCGTCGCCTGAATGCGGCCGATGGACACGCCGTCCATGCCGGCCAGCTTGCGGGCGATGTCGGAGGCCTTCTGATTGCGGTACGCGGCCACGCGACGCTGGCGCAGCATGCGGTGCCCGTGGTCGTAGCCGCGGATGACGGTGAAACTGCCGGTGCCGTCGTAGTCGGCCTCCAGGCCGGTGACCTCGCCGGTCAGCAGGGGGTTGCCGATGCCCTGTCCGTCGGCGATCGGGGTGATGACGACCTTGGTGCCGAACTGCACGTTCAGCTTGCCGAGGACCAGACGGTAGGGGTCGCGGAAGGTGAGGCGGAACGCCGCGGGCACACCGACGCCCTGGTCGACCCAGCCCTCCACGAGCATCGGGGCGATGTCGGAGGGCAGTTTCGCGCCACCGATCTTGACCTCGACGATGCTGGAAAACGCGTGCCGCACCATCAGTGAGGCACCTCCTCGGCTGCGGGCAGCATGAGTTCGGTTCCGGTCGGCAGGCGGGACGGGTCGTCGATGCCGTTGGCCTCGGCGATCGCCCGCCAGGCGCTCGCGTTGCCGTACTCGCTCCAGGCCAGCGACTGGAGCGAGTCCCCCGCGACGACCCGGTGCACGCGCTGAGCGGTGAGCGCGCCGGACGTCGGATTCTGACCCTGCGTCGGGCCGGGGATCTCCGTGAGCGACACCTGGCAGGTGGCGCGGATGGGGACACCTGTGGTGCCGAACAGGCTGTACTGCGCCTCGATGGACGAGACGTACGCGGTGAACCGCGCCGTGGAGAACGAACCCCACTCGAAGACCACCCAGGGCGGCGACGGCTGCTTGGCGGCGATGCTCTTGGCGGTCACCTCGCAGCACAGCAACAGCGACTCGACCTTCTTCATCACGGTGTTGCCGGTGGGCTTCATCGAGGAGTCCAGGAAGATCTCCAGGGTCATCTGCCGCGGCTCGGCGCCCATGAACTCCGGCTTCGAGCCGTCCCGCACGGCCATCGTCGGCGTCGCCTTCCACTGGGCGCGCTGGGTCAGGGACAGCTGTGCCGGGTTGAACTCGAAGCTGAACCTGCGCATCAGAGCGCCCGGCCTGGTGGTCGTGCCGGTCGGGGGCTCGTGGATCGCGAGGTTGGCGCGTACGAGACTCTTGCCGGCGCCGCCCTTGCTGCCTGTGGCCATGGTGCTTCCTCTCTGCCGTCCGGCGCCGTCAGTCCGTGAATCCGTGGTGGGCGATCTCCAGGACCTCGTTGGCCACGGCCGGGCTGCCCGGATCGAGTGTGGGGCCCTGCCAGCTGACGGGCAGTACGTCGATCAGCCCCCACCGGGCGATCAGTGACCCGTCCGCGCGCAGCGCCGAGATCTGCGCCGTGGGCCGGTTGATGCCGGTCTGTACGGAGGAGATCCACTTGGCGACCTTCGCCGTGTCCGGGGTGAGGGGGCGGGTGAGCCGGATGGTGGAGAAGGTGACGCGGGTGGGCAGCTGCCAGACGAACCCGTTGTTCCCGCCCTCCTGGCGCTGCTCGACCTCCACCTGCGACGACAGCCCCTCGCAGCCATTGAAGTAGCCGAGGCTCTCGCCGTCGATGCTGAGGGTGAACCAGATGGTGGAGCCCGGGTCCTTGCTGGACATCGCGGCTGCCCTTTCTGTCGTACTGGGTTGGGCGGGCTGGCGGTTGGGGGAGGGGGGTGGGGGCGGTCAGTCTTCGGTGGTTGATGGTTGGTGGTCAGCGCCGGGGATCGCGGAGTTTGCCGATCCGTTCGCGGTCCATGCGGAGTTCGGTGCGGACCAGCCGGGTGACCCGGCCGATGATCCGGTGGACGAGCTCGTCGAGCTGGAAGTCGGTGAGGTCCCGGGGGTCGAACGTGCCGGCTGGGACCGCCGTGTACTCGGGCGGGGAGGCGTCGGCAGAAGGGCCGGTGGGCGGTTCGTACGGCGGCGGGGTATCGGCGTGGTGCGGTCGGGCCGCCGGCGAGATGCGGTTGCTGAGCGTCTCACCGACGGTGACCGCGGCGGCCGCCGCGAGGGCTCCGGTGGCGCTGTGGCCGGGGGGCGTGTGCTGGGACTTGGACTTGCTGCTCTTCCAGAAGCGCTGGACGACGGGCGGGGAGGCGGGGGAATCCGCCGTGGCCGGAGCAGGGGGAGGGGTGAGGGGGGCCACGGGGAGGGGGGTGTGGGTGGTGCCGGGGGCGGGTT
Encoded proteins:
- a CDS encoding putative baseplate assembly protein; the encoded protein is MALPSPNLDDRRFQQFVDDAKRYIQQRAPEWTDHNVSDPGVTLIETVAHMADQLVYRLNRVPEKNHLAFLDLVGITLFPPSAARTDVTFWLSAPQEEAIAVPVGTEVATVRTESEDAVVFATERELSVVPCELRQLLVQHKGEPAVDRTHDLTEDDKHLLCFSESPDSGDCMLLGLSAAVPHCAVALDLDSRVDGVGVDPRQPPLVWEAWTADGWQPCEVDRDGTGGLNRPGEVVLHVPGGHVLSRNAGQEAGWLRCRVTEPLPGQPFYTTSPTIRAAEAFTIGGTTPAVHAETVYDESLGESTGLPGQRLRLEHAPIVGDDPPVLLQSAEHDGWVDWQVVPTFAGSGPYDRHIVLDATTGEIAFGPAVREPDGTLRQYGTVAPKGSPVRARRYRTGGGRAGNVARGAVQILRTSIPYVSEVVNREAARGGVDGETVEEAKVRAPITLRAQERAVTLRDYEELARRAAPETARITCLEGEETEYGAYAVRVLVVPQAVPDPGGRLRFEQLVPGDALLDRITRHLDERRLIGTRLAVGPPYYQGVTVVATVHAFRGVDTDKVRRDAHDALYRHLDPLTGGASGTGWPFGRPVQAGEVFAVLQRVPGVELVDEVVLHPADPLTGKRGEATDRIDLSAPSLVFSFDHRVRVIGDTEGARG
- a CDS encoding GPW/gp25 family protein — encoded protein: MAEQFVGSGWAFPMRIGPTGGIALVSGEQEVEEAIRLVLATAPGERPMRPDFGCAIHDLVFAPVNEQTAGRIQHEVLVSLDRWEPRIAVEEVEVTAGPDQSVLFIDVRYSIRGTNNPRSLVFPFYVIPSHDEPDSPGTGGTAGSAPESDH
- a CDS encoding VgrG-related protein, with translation MVRHAFSSIVEVKIGGAKLPSDIAPMLVEGWVDQGVGVPAAFRLTFRDPYRLVLGKLNVQFGTKVVITPIADGQGIGNPLLTGEVTGLEADYDGTGSFTVIRGYDHGHRMLRQRRVAAYRNQKASDIARKLAGMDGVSIGRIQATKGTYAFISQSNVTDWDFLSRLADENNMVMSLDAKGKFQFVTPKPSAGAPSPKTDGDKSTFVLQAGHDILRLRAAVTAADQVGKVESRGWNVTTKKKITELAPATTDPGISIGSTPGEAAGKFKAAKLVETANPYDKQDEVRHAAKALAADITSSFAELEVAVYGNPDLRPGVPVALADVGKPFEGKYTVTSVRHVFGDGKHYESWITVSGRQWRSLYGLASGGSGGADPASAARLPSVANAIVTDVQDPLKQGRVKLQFPWLDDAYVSDWARTVQMGGKDGGGVFPMDVGDEVLVAFDRGALDHPFVIGGLYNGRDVPTKVSDVPLHDGLKKKAVRHTLSDRQGNRVDLLSQQTGRRKQGVRIASGNDKLVINLDRTQTEITVDSKGSVSITGSRSVSVEAGTSLRLRGRQSVMIESGGPLTLKGKGLVTLSSLGGAVEVNAMGGAMNLSSSGITSINATGMVSVNSVANVNIKAVKVDLFGAVFVNTIKYPLPA
- a CDS encoding CIS tube protein, encoding MATGSKGGAGKSLVRANLAIHEPPTGTTTRPGALMRRFSFEFNPAQLSLTQRAQWKATPTMAVRDGSKPEFMGAEPRQMTLEIFLDSSMKPTGNTVMKKVESLLLCCEVTAKSIAAKQPSPPWVVFEWGSFSTARFTAYVSSIEAQYSLFGTTGVPIRATCQVSLTEIPGPTQGQNPTSGALTAQRVHRVVAGDSLQSLAWSEYGNASAWRAIAEANGIDDPSRLPTGTELMLPAAEEVPH
- a CDS encoding phage tail protein → MSSKDPGSTIWFTLSIDGESLGYFNGCEGLSSQVEVEQRQEGGNNGFVWQLPTRVTFSTIRLTRPLTPDTAKVAKWISSVQTGINRPTAQISALRADGSLIARWGLIDVLPVSWQGPTLDPGSPAVANEVLEIAHHGFTD